A single Mus caroli chromosome 15, CAROLI_EIJ_v1.1, whole genome shotgun sequence DNA region contains:
- the Maff gene encoding transcription factor MafF isoform X1 → MRNKDPSEGSGQIGGHTRSAFSAKMAVDPLSSKALKVKRELSENTPHLSDEALMGLSVRELNRNLRGLSAEEVTRLKQRRRTLKNRGYAASCRVKRVCQKEELQKQKSELEREVDKLARENAAMRLELDALRGKCEALQGFARSVAAARGPAALVAPASVITIVKSAPGPAPAADPAPCS, encoded by the exons ATGCGGAATAAGGACCCGAGCGAAGGAAGTGGCCAGATCGGTGGTCACACCAG gtCTGCATTTTCTGCGAAAATGGCTGTGGATCCCTTATCCAGCAAAGCCTTGAAG GTCAAGCGCGAGTTGAGCGAGAACACGCCGCACCTGTCGGATGAAGCGCTGATGGGGCTATCGGTGCGCGAGCTGAACCGCAACCTGCGCGGGCTGTCGGCGGAGGAGGTGACGCGGCTGAAGCAGCGGCGCCGCACACTCAAGAACCGCGGCTACGCGGCCAGCTGCCGCGTGAAGCGCGTGTGCCAGAAGGAGGAGCTGCAGAAGCAGAAGTCCGAGCTGGAGCGCGAGGTGGACAAGCTGGCGCGCGAGAACGCCGCCATGCGCCTGGAGCTCGACGCGCTGCGCGGCAAGTGTGAAGCGCTGCAGGGCTTCGCGCGCTCCGTGGCCGCCGCCCGCGGGCCCGCTGCACTGGTGGCGCCTGCCAGCGTCATCACCATCGTCAAGTCGGCGCCGGGCCCCGCTCCTGCTGCTGACCCCGCCCCCTGCTCCTAG
- the Maff gene encoding transcription factor MafF isoform X2, with translation MRPTVTLLRSAFSAKMAVDPLSSKALKVKRELSENTPHLSDEALMGLSVRELNRNLRGLSAEEVTRLKQRRRTLKNRGYAASCRVKRVCQKEELQKQKSELEREVDKLARENAAMRLELDALRGKCEALQGFARSVAAARGPAALVAPASVITIVKSAPGPAPAADPAPCS, from the exons ATGAGGCCCACTGTCACACTCCTCAG gtCTGCATTTTCTGCGAAAATGGCTGTGGATCCCTTATCCAGCAAAGCCTTGAAG GTCAAGCGCGAGTTGAGCGAGAACACGCCGCACCTGTCGGATGAAGCGCTGATGGGGCTATCGGTGCGCGAGCTGAACCGCAACCTGCGCGGGCTGTCGGCGGAGGAGGTGACGCGGCTGAAGCAGCGGCGCCGCACACTCAAGAACCGCGGCTACGCGGCCAGCTGCCGCGTGAAGCGCGTGTGCCAGAAGGAGGAGCTGCAGAAGCAGAAGTCCGAGCTGGAGCGCGAGGTGGACAAGCTGGCGCGCGAGAACGCCGCCATGCGCCTGGAGCTCGACGCGCTGCGCGGCAAGTGTGAAGCGCTGCAGGGCTTCGCGCGCTCCGTGGCCGCCGCCCGCGGGCCCGCTGCACTGGTGGCGCCTGCCAGCGTCATCACCATCGTCAAGTCGGCGCCGGGCCCCGCTCCTGCTGCTGACCCCGCCCCCTGCTCCTAG
- the Maff gene encoding transcription factor MafF isoform X3: MAVDPLSSKALKVKRELSENTPHLSDEALMGLSVRELNRNLRGLSAEEVTRLKQRRRTLKNRGYAASCRVKRVCQKEELQKQKSELEREVDKLARENAAMRLELDALRGKCEALQGFARSVAAARGPAALVAPASVITIVKSAPGPAPAADPAPCS; encoded by the exons ATGGCTGTGGATCCCTTATCCAGCAAAGCCTTGAAG GTCAAGCGCGAGTTGAGCGAGAACACGCCGCACCTGTCGGATGAAGCGCTGATGGGGCTATCGGTGCGCGAGCTGAACCGCAACCTGCGCGGGCTGTCGGCGGAGGAGGTGACGCGGCTGAAGCAGCGGCGCCGCACACTCAAGAACCGCGGCTACGCGGCCAGCTGCCGCGTGAAGCGCGTGTGCCAGAAGGAGGAGCTGCAGAAGCAGAAGTCCGAGCTGGAGCGCGAGGTGGACAAGCTGGCGCGCGAGAACGCCGCCATGCGCCTGGAGCTCGACGCGCTGCGCGGCAAGTGTGAAGCGCTGCAGGGCTTCGCGCGCTCCGTGGCCGCCGCCCGCGGGCCCGCTGCACTGGTGGCGCCTGCCAGCGTCATCACCATCGTCAAGTCGGCGCCGGGCCCCGCTCCTGCTGCTGACCCCGCCCCCTGCTCCTAG